Proteins from one Balaenoptera musculus isolate JJ_BM4_2016_0621 chromosome 7, mBalMus1.pri.v3, whole genome shotgun sequence genomic window:
- the KCNJ13 gene encoding inward rectifier potassium channel 13 isoform X1 codes for MDGSNCKVIAPLLTQRYRRMVTKDGHSTLQMDGAQRGLAYLRDAWGILMDMRWRWMMLVFSASFVIHWLVFAVLWYVLAEMNGDLELDHDAPPENHTICVKYITSFTAAFSFSLETQLTIGYGTMFPSGDCPSAIALLAIQMLLGLMLEAFITGAFVAKIARPKNRAFSIRFTDLAVVAHIDGKPNLIFQVANTRPSPLTSVRVSAVLYQERENGELYQTSVDFHLDGISSEECPFFIFPLTYYHSIIPSSPLATLLQHENPPHFELVVFLSAMQEGTGEICQRRTSYLPSEIMLHHCFASLLTRGSKGEYQIKMENFDKTIPELPTPLVSKSPNRTDLDIHINGQSIDNFQISETGLTE; via the exons ATGGATGGCAGTAATTGCAAAGTTATTGCTCCTCTCCTAACTCAGAGATACCGGAGGATGGTCACCAAGGATGGCCATAGCACACTTCAAATGGATGGCGCTCAAAGAGGTCTTGCATATCTTCGAGACGCTTGGGGAATCCTAATGGACATGCGCTGGCGCTGGATGATGTTggttttttctgcttcttttgttATCCACTGGCTTGTCTTTGCAGTGCTCTGGTATGTTCTAGCTGAGATGAACGGTGATCTGGAACTAGATCATGATGCCCCACCTGAAAACCACACTATCTGTGTCAAGTACATCACCAGTTTCACAGCTGCATTCTCCTTCTCCCTGGAGACACAACTCACAATTGGTTACGGTACCATGTTCCCCAGTGGTGACTGTCCAAGTGCAATCGCCCTACTTGCCATACAAATGCTCCTAGGCCTCATGCTAGAGGCCTTCATCACAG GTGCCTTTGTGGCGAAGATCGCCCGGCCAAAAAATCGAGCTTTCTCAATTCGCTTTACTGACTTAGCAGTAGTAGCTCACATAGATGGCAAACCTAATCTTATTTTCCAAGTGGCCAACACTCGACCTAGCCCTCTAACCAGTGTTCGGGTCTCAGCTGTACTCTATCAGGAAAGAGAAAACGGCGAACTCTACCAGACCAGTGTGGACTTCCACCTTGATGGCATCAGTTCTGAGGAATGTCCATTCTTTATCTTTCCACTAACCTACTATCACTCCATTATACCATCGAGTCCCCTGGCTACTCTGCTCCAGCATGAAAATCCTCCCCACTTTGAATTAGTTGTGTTCCTTTCAGCAATGCAGGAAGGCACTGGAGAAATATGCCAAAGGAGGACATCCTACCTACCCTCCGAGATCATGTTACATCACTGTTTTGCATCTCTGCTGACCCGAGGTTCCAAAGGTGAATATCAAATCAAGATGGAGAATTTTGATAAGACTATTCCTGAACTTCCAACTCCTCTGGTCTCCAAGAGCCCAAACAGGACTGACCTGGACATCCATATCAATGGACAAAGCATTGACAATTTTCAGATCTCTGAAACAGGACTGACAGAGTAA
- the KCNJ13 gene encoding inward rectifier potassium channel 13 isoform X2 gives MDGSNCKVIAPLLTQRYRRMVTKDGHSTLQMDGAQRGLAYLRDAWGILMDMRWRWMMLVFSASFVIHWLVFAVLWCLCGEDRPAKKSSFLNSLY, from the exons ATGGATGGCAGTAATTGCAAAGTTATTGCTCCTCTCCTAACTCAGAGATACCGGAGGATGGTCACCAAGGATGGCCATAGCACACTTCAAATGGATGGCGCTCAAAGAGGTCTTGCATATCTTCGAGACGCTTGGGGAATCCTAATGGACATGCGCTGGCGCTGGATGATGTTggttttttctgcttcttttgttATCCACTGGCTTGTCTTTGCAGTGCTCTG GTGCCTTTGTGGCGAAGATCGCCCGGCCAAAAAATCGAGCTTTCTCAATTCGCTTTACTGA